A single Symbiobacterium thermophilum IAM 14863 DNA region contains:
- the rpoZ gene encoding DNA-directed RNA polymerase subunit omega, translated as MIKPSLDQLMHLVDSKYTLVILAARRARDLQDGKHQMVESKSNKPVTIALEELAAGKLFFERGKPTPLG; from the coding sequence ATGATCAAGCCGTCTCTTGACCAGCTGATGCATCTCGTCGATTCCAAGTACACGCTGGTCATCCTGGCGGCCCGCCGGGCGCGGGACCTGCAGGATGGCAAGCACCAGATGGTGGAATCGAAGTCCAATAAACCCGTGACGATTGCCCTGGAGGAGTTGGCGGCCGGCAAGCTCTTCTTCGAGCGCGGCAAGCCGACCCCCCTGGGCTGA
- a CDS encoding DUF4261 domain-containing protein: MGDQSSLLLASLLLREPVMPDPAAVSARLAARCGGRYTVSWDEAEGEGDITLSCSVSGHTVVLGLMRAPVPAADLEAACARNPFWPEAAEVCRQHRAHLMVTLMKGWGDPIRRHLVLTDFVAALSEAVGGLAVLWGPVGVLQSAEYFREQAAEASADHLPLFLWVEFALVRHDGVPFVATYGLDAFGVMEVEGGSSRMKPIQLLERVFDVAHYLCLEGPVLNDGDTIGGSERERIPVRHTDSILDRPGPVIRIEFDAAGGRRGLLSRLFGR; this comes from the coding sequence ATGGGAGACCAGAGTTCGCTGCTTCTCGCGTCGCTGCTCCTGCGCGAACCGGTCATGCCGGATCCCGCGGCTGTCTCTGCCCGCCTGGCGGCTCGCTGCGGAGGGCGCTACACCGTGAGCTGGGATGAGGCTGAGGGGGAGGGGGACATCACCCTGAGCTGCTCGGTCAGCGGCCACACGGTGGTCCTGGGCCTGATGCGTGCCCCCGTCCCGGCCGCAGACCTGGAGGCGGCGTGCGCCCGGAATCCGTTCTGGCCCGAAGCCGCGGAGGTCTGCCGCCAGCACCGGGCGCATCTGATGGTCACCCTCATGAAGGGGTGGGGAGACCCCATCCGGCGCCACCTGGTGTTGACGGACTTCGTCGCCGCCCTCAGCGAGGCCGTCGGCGGGCTGGCTGTCCTCTGGGGGCCGGTCGGCGTGCTGCAGTCGGCCGAGTACTTCCGGGAGCAGGCGGCGGAGGCGTCCGCCGACCACCTTCCCCTCTTCCTCTGGGTGGAGTTCGCGCTGGTCAGGCATGACGGCGTCCCGTTCGTGGCGACCTACGGCCTGGACGCCTTCGGGGTGATGGAGGTGGAGGGCGGGTCTTCACGGATGAAGCCCATCCAGCTGCTGGAGCGGGTTTTCGACGTCGCCCATTACCTGTGCCTCGAAGGGCCCGTGCTGAACGACGGCGACACAATCGGCGGGTCGGAGCGGGAGCGGATCCCCGTCCGGCACACCGACTCCATCCTGGACCGCCCCGGTCCGGTGATCCGGATCGAGTTTGACGCGGCCGGCGGCAGGCGCGGGCTGCTCTCCCGGTTGTTCGGCCGTTAG
- the dat gene encoding D-amino-acid transaminase — protein MSSTVYLNGQYVPYEEAKIPVEDRAFLFADGIYEVVRVYGGRPFDLEPHLRRLARSARELRLPEPDLEGLTRVTHELIRRNGVDEGTVYYQISRGVHAPRAHAFPGQPVEPTVLVLTHPLTPEAVAAGERRRQEGVTAITVPEQRWARCDIKSVSLLPNVLAKQQAAEQGAYEALFVRDGFVIEGSSSNVFAVIDGAIVTYPACNYILNGIARQRVIRDARSLGYTVLEQGIPLAALDRCQELFVTSTTSEVTPVVAVDGRPIGDGKVGPVVRALQQAYRAAARG, from the coding sequence ATGTCGTCAACCGTGTACCTGAACGGTCAGTACGTCCCGTATGAAGAGGCGAAGATCCCGGTGGAGGACCGGGCCTTCCTGTTCGCCGACGGCATCTACGAGGTGGTGCGGGTCTACGGCGGCCGGCCGTTCGACCTGGAGCCGCACCTCCGGCGGCTCGCCCGCAGCGCCCGGGAGCTCCGTCTGCCTGAGCCCGACCTGGAGGGGCTGACCCGGGTGACCCACGAGCTCATCCGCCGCAACGGCGTGGATGAGGGGACCGTCTACTACCAGATCAGCCGGGGCGTGCACGCCCCCCGTGCCCACGCCTTTCCTGGCCAGCCGGTGGAACCGACGGTGCTCGTGCTCACCCACCCGCTGACGCCCGAGGCGGTGGCGGCGGGCGAGCGGCGTCGGCAGGAAGGGGTCACGGCCATCACGGTGCCTGAGCAGCGGTGGGCCCGGTGCGACATCAAGAGCGTTTCGCTCCTGCCCAACGTCCTGGCCAAGCAGCAGGCCGCCGAGCAGGGGGCCTACGAGGCGCTCTTCGTCCGGGACGGCTTCGTCATCGAGGGCAGCAGCAGCAACGTGTTCGCGGTCATCGACGGGGCCATCGTCACCTATCCGGCCTGCAACTATATCCTGAACGGCATCGCCCGCCAGCGGGTCATCCGGGACGCCCGGTCGCTGGGGTACACCGTGCTGGAGCAGGGGATTCCGCTGGCGGCCCTGGATCGCTGCCAGGAACTGTTCGTGACCTCGACCACATCCGAAGTGACGCCGGTGGTCGCCGTGGACGGCAGGCCCATCGGCGACGGCAAGGTGGGGCCGGTGGTGCGGGCCCTGCAGCAGGCCTACCGCGCCGCGGCGCGGGGGTAA
- a CDS encoding YicC/YloC family endoribonuclease codes for MARSMTGFGRGEASGEAGRVTVEVKAVNHRFSEVVFRMPRQFSALEDRVRRLIQGRTARGRFEVYVAWEPSAEARAVKVDKDLALAYYNALRQLAEEIGSNQELSLDTLARLPEVLSVQEGELSDDEIWALLEPALTQAMAGLIAMREREGAALAADLAGRLDRLEAFRAAAAARAPQVVEEYRQRLTRRLEELLPPTNPVDPQRLAQEVALFADRADITEELQRLASHIDQFRRALETDDAVGRKLDFLVQEMGREVNTIGSKANDADLAAAVVAAKSELEKIREQVQNLE; via the coding sequence TTGGCGCGCAGTATGACGGGGTTCGGACGGGGCGAGGCCAGCGGCGAAGCGGGCAGGGTGACCGTCGAGGTGAAGGCGGTCAACCACCGGTTTTCCGAGGTCGTCTTCCGCATGCCCCGCCAGTTCAGCGCCCTGGAGGACCGGGTGCGCCGGCTGATCCAGGGGCGGACGGCCCGGGGCCGTTTCGAGGTGTACGTCGCGTGGGAGCCCTCGGCCGAGGCCCGGGCGGTAAAGGTTGACAAGGATCTGGCGCTGGCATATTATAATGCTTTGAGGCAGCTAGCGGAAGAGATCGGGAGCAATCAGGAGCTTTCGCTCGATACGCTGGCGAGACTGCCTGAGGTCCTCTCTGTTCAGGAGGGGGAGCTTTCCGACGACGAGATCTGGGCCCTGCTGGAGCCGGCGCTGACGCAGGCGATGGCGGGGCTGATCGCCATGCGGGAGCGGGAGGGCGCCGCCCTGGCCGCGGACCTGGCCGGCCGCCTGGACCGCCTGGAGGCGTTCCGGGCCGCGGCCGCGGCTCGTGCACCGCAGGTGGTGGAGGAGTACCGCCAGCGGCTCACCCGCCGCCTGGAGGAGCTGTTGCCGCCGACCAACCCGGTCGATCCGCAGCGGCTCGCCCAGGAAGTGGCCCTGTTCGCCGACCGTGCGGACATCACGGAGGAGCTGCAGCGGCTGGCCAGCCACATCGACCAGTTCCGCCGGGCGCTGGAGACCGACGACGCCGTGGGACGCAAGCTGGACTTCCTGGTCCAGGAGATGGGGCGCGAGGTGAACACCATCGGGTCCAAGGCCAACGACGCCGACCTGGCGGCGGCGGTCGTGGCGGCCAAGAGCGAGCTGGAGAAGATCCGGGAGCAGGTCCAGAATCTCGAATAG
- the gmk gene encoding guanylate kinase — protein sequence MPNKPKGLLIVVTGPSAVGKGTICRALLAETPGIRFSVSCTTRPKRPGEVDGVEYYFISKEEFERRIAAGEFLEWAEVYGNYYGTPRGYVEEVTAQGQDVILDIDRVGARAVREQYPDAVSVFVIPPSMEALRQRIAARGTESPEAVARRLAEAPEWIREGLTYDYVIVNDDLARAVAELRAIIMAEKARTVRNGAALIETLLEKGALTDE from the coding sequence ATGCCCAATAAGCCCAAGGGACTCCTGATCGTGGTCACCGGGCCGTCTGCCGTCGGCAAGGGTACCATCTGCCGGGCCCTGCTGGCGGAGACCCCGGGCATTCGCTTCTCGGTATCCTGCACGACCCGTCCCAAGCGTCCCGGCGAGGTCGACGGCGTAGAGTACTACTTTATTTCCAAGGAAGAGTTCGAGCGCCGCATCGCAGCCGGGGAGTTCCTGGAGTGGGCGGAGGTATACGGGAACTATTACGGTACGCCCCGGGGCTACGTGGAAGAGGTGACCGCCCAGGGGCAGGATGTCATCCTCGACATCGACCGGGTCGGCGCGCGGGCGGTGCGTGAGCAGTACCCAGACGCCGTCTCCGTCTTCGTGATCCCGCCGTCCATGGAGGCGCTGCGCCAGCGCATCGCCGCTCGCGGCACCGAGTCGCCCGAGGCGGTGGCGCGCCGGCTGGCGGAGGCGCCGGAATGGATCCGGGAAGGGCTTACATACGATTACGTCATCGTCAACGACGACCTGGCGCGCGCCGTTGCCGAGCTGCGGGCCATCATCATGGCGGAGAAGGCCAGGACGGTCCGGAACGGCGCCGCGTTGATCGAGACGTTGCTTGAGAAGGGAGCGCTGACCGACGAATGA
- a CDS encoding Rqc2 family fibronectin-binding protein yields MAFDSKVMAAVVEELNQRLLGGRISKIYQPEPDELALLCYANGENHRLLLSAHPRHARVHLTQIEKRNPPTPPMFCMLMRKYVEGGRIVAIEQAGRDRICRIAIRNADELGNPVTYLLVAEVMGKHSNLVLLNPQGRIIDAIRRITEEVNRHRELLPGLPYIAPPPTGKLDPAAATGPVLAQADPDLPAWQAVLERVDGLGPLLSREAVCRAGAPADAPLRAVDPDRLAAAVRELADARDWSPRLLYDPQGRLKEFHVLPLRHWPGRAEDGFPSVSACLDAYFGRRAEEERFLSLRGSLARLVRDEIARVRRKLHAQEESLAAAESAETYRLQAELITANLWQITKGMTEVRVVNYYDPEGSEMVIPLDPALSPSENAQAYYRRYQRARSGLAAIQEQLARSRAELAYLEQVEVTLEQAESLPDLEEVRRELAAEGYLREGASRRGSEPGRRQAAGDGKEQALQRPITLRSSDGLEIWIGRNNRQNDYLTLKLASPQDLWFHTKEIPGSHVILRVPPGKEVPERSILEAAALAAYHSKARQSSGVPVDYTARKHVRKPAGARPGMVIYDNHKTLWVTPDPERFPILGRGWSDGVQGTGRHDPESGGGDHRRDGHPEGAPGSP; encoded by the coding sequence ATGGCATTTGACAGCAAGGTCATGGCAGCCGTCGTGGAGGAGTTGAACCAGCGCCTGCTCGGCGGCCGCATCAGCAAGATCTACCAACCGGAGCCGGACGAACTCGCCCTGCTCTGCTACGCGAACGGGGAAAACCACCGGCTCCTCCTCTCCGCCCATCCCCGCCACGCCCGCGTCCACCTGACGCAGATCGAAAAGCGCAACCCGCCGACCCCGCCCATGTTCTGCATGCTGATGCGCAAGTACGTGGAGGGCGGCCGCATCGTCGCCATCGAGCAGGCCGGGCGCGACCGCATCTGCCGCATCGCCATTCGCAACGCGGACGAGCTGGGCAACCCGGTCACCTACCTGCTGGTGGCCGAGGTGATGGGCAAGCACTCCAACCTCGTCCTCCTGAACCCGCAGGGGCGCATCATCGACGCCATCCGGCGCATCACCGAGGAGGTGAACCGGCACCGGGAGCTGCTGCCCGGCCTGCCCTACATCGCCCCCCCGCCGACGGGCAAGCTGGACCCGGCCGCGGCGACCGGGCCGGTCCTGGCCCAGGCCGACCCGGACCTGCCCGCGTGGCAGGCGGTGCTGGAGCGGGTGGACGGACTGGGCCCGCTCCTCTCCCGGGAGGCGGTCTGCCGCGCAGGGGCGCCCGCGGACGCCCCGCTGCGGGCGGTGGATCCCGACCGGCTGGCGGCGGCGGTGCGGGAGCTGGCAGACGCCCGGGACTGGTCGCCCCGGCTGCTCTACGACCCGCAGGGGCGGCTGAAGGAGTTCCACGTCCTGCCCCTCCGGCACTGGCCCGGCCGGGCCGAGGACGGGTTCCCGTCGGTCTCCGCCTGCCTGGACGCCTACTTCGGCCGGCGGGCCGAGGAGGAGCGGTTCCTCTCCCTGCGGGGGAGCCTGGCCCGCCTGGTGCGGGACGAGATCGCCCGGGTGCGCCGGAAGCTCCACGCCCAGGAGGAGTCGCTGGCCGCGGCGGAGTCCGCGGAGACCTACCGGCTGCAGGCCGAACTGATCACCGCCAATCTGTGGCAGATCACCAAGGGCATGACCGAGGTCCGGGTCGTGAACTACTATGACCCGGAGGGCAGCGAGATGGTGATCCCCCTGGACCCGGCGCTCAGCCCGAGCGAGAACGCCCAGGCCTACTACCGCCGGTACCAGCGGGCCCGCAGCGGCCTGGCGGCCATCCAGGAGCAGCTGGCCCGAAGCCGGGCGGAGCTGGCCTACCTGGAGCAGGTTGAGGTTACGCTCGAGCAGGCCGAGTCGCTTCCGGACCTGGAAGAGGTCCGCCGGGAGCTGGCCGCCGAGGGCTACCTGCGGGAGGGCGCATCCCGGCGGGGATCCGAGCCGGGGCGGCGCCAGGCGGCGGGCGACGGCAAGGAGCAGGCGCTGCAGCGGCCGATCACGCTGCGCTCCTCCGACGGCCTGGAAATCTGGATCGGCCGCAACAACCGGCAGAACGACTACCTCACCCTGAAACTCGCCAGTCCCCAGGACCTGTGGTTCCACACCAAGGAGATTCCCGGTTCACACGTGATCCTGCGGGTGCCGCCGGGGAAGGAGGTGCCGGAGCGGTCGATTCTGGAGGCGGCGGCGCTCGCGGCCTACCACTCGAAAGCCAGGCAGTCGTCGGGCGTGCCCGTGGACTACACGGCACGGAAACACGTGCGCAAACCGGCCGGCGCCAGGCCGGGGATGGTCATCTACGACAACCATAAGACCCTTTGGGTGACGCCAGATCCGGAACGCTTCCCCATCCTGGGACGGGGGTGGTCCGATGGGGTACAAGGAACTGGACGCCATGATCCGGAGAGTGGCGGCGGTGATCATCGCCGAGACGGGCATCCCGAAGGTGCGCCCGGGTCGCCATGA
- the remA gene encoding extracellular matrix/biofilm regulator RemA yields the protein MGEIRLVNIGFGNIVSANRIVAIVSPESAPIKRIISEARERGTLIDATYGRRTRAVVITDSDHVVLSAVQPETVAHRLTARDASLAAAEEEEGEE from the coding sequence GTGGGTGAGATCAGGTTAGTCAACATCGGATTCGGCAACATCGTGTCCGCGAACCGCATCGTGGCGATCGTGAGCCCCGAGTCCGCCCCGATCAAGCGCATCATCTCGGAGGCCAGGGAGCGGGGGACGCTGATCGACGCGACGTACGGACGGCGCACCCGTGCGGTGGTCATCACCGACTCCGATCACGTGGTGCTCTCCGCGGTCCAGCCGGAGACCGTCGCCCATCGCCTCACGGCCCGGGACGCCAGCCTGGCGGCGGCCGAAGAAGAAGAGGGCGAGGAGTAG
- a CDS encoding NAD(P)H-dependent flavin oxidoreductase — protein MNLPSLQVGHKTARYCIVQGGMSVRIALHRLAAAVAECGGVGTIGGMGIPPGELRREIRAAKALTDGVVGVNLMYAGYLFDRLLDVCIEERVDYVAIGAGFARGPFKKLHEAGIPGFCIISSVKAARIVARTPGVAGVVVESGQAGGHLGPEDPEISTWELFPPVRAALREAGFAGPIIAAGGLLTRQDVLRALAMGADGVQMGIRFAMTEESAASAEMKARWLAATGSQVTDWSPTGYKSRAIVPHIPFEALPRTRENGGTYSCTNCLKHCLHRDEGRSHCIWNALSNAQKGRVENGLIFCGGRVGEIHDIVPVAEVFRRLTTPSADEAAAD, from the coding sequence ATGAACCTGCCCTCGCTGCAGGTTGGCCACAAGACCGCCCGGTACTGCATCGTGCAGGGAGGCATGTCGGTGCGCATCGCCCTGCACCGGCTCGCGGCCGCGGTGGCGGAGTGCGGCGGGGTCGGCACCATCGGCGGGATGGGCATCCCGCCGGGGGAGCTGCGCCGGGAGATCCGCGCGGCGAAGGCCCTCACGGACGGGGTCGTGGGCGTCAACCTGATGTACGCCGGTTACCTCTTCGACCGGCTGCTGGACGTCTGCATCGAGGAGCGGGTGGACTACGTGGCCATCGGCGCCGGGTTTGCCCGCGGGCCGTTCAAGAAGTTGCACGAGGCGGGCATTCCGGGCTTCTGCATCATCTCGTCGGTGAAGGCGGCCCGCATCGTCGCCCGGACCCCGGGCGTCGCCGGCGTGGTGGTCGAGAGCGGCCAGGCCGGCGGCCACCTGGGGCCGGAGGATCCCGAGATCTCCACCTGGGAGCTCTTTCCGCCGGTGCGGGCGGCCCTGCGGGAGGCGGGCTTCGCCGGGCCGATCATCGCCGCCGGCGGCCTGCTGACCCGGCAGGACGTGCTCCGGGCCCTGGCGATGGGCGCCGACGGCGTGCAGATGGGCATTCGCTTCGCCATGACCGAGGAGTCGGCCGCCTCGGCCGAGATGAAGGCCCGGTGGCTGGCGGCCACCGGGTCGCAGGTGACCGACTGGAGCCCCACCGGGTACAAGAGCCGCGCCATCGTCCCGCACATCCCCTTCGAGGCCCTGCCGCGCACCCGGGAAAACGGCGGCACCTACAGCTGCACCAACTGCCTGAAGCACTGCCTGCACCGGGATGAGGGCCGCTCCCACTGCATCTGGAACGCCCTGAGCAACGCCCAGAAGGGGCGGGTGGAGAACGGCCTCATCTTCTGCGGCGGGCGGGTCGGGGAGATCCACGACATCGTGCCTGTCGCAGAGGTCTTCCGGCGGCTTACCACCCCGTCCGCGGACGAGGCGGCGGCGGACTAG
- a CDS encoding alpha/beta hydrolase, giving the protein MRMEAVPTPSGAGVTIQNRLAGPEKGSERLLVLLPGNNYSCDAPAFFYLKQAAVQAGWDVLSTAYAFQLTGGEVDGPAMLADVRAALDEVLPRGYREICIAAKSLGSAIALPLARSLAGYRVSLLILTPVPQFLTEPVGDLRTLVVIGTNDPVYHMTECGAARKRADAEWAVIPGLDHGFNVPGDWKASAAALEQVIAPCVRFLAGPAGR; this is encoded by the coding sequence ATGCGGATGGAAGCGGTGCCGACGCCCTCGGGTGCCGGCGTGACGATCCAGAACCGGTTGGCCGGACCCGAAAAGGGCAGCGAGCGGCTGCTGGTCCTGCTGCCCGGGAACAACTACAGTTGCGATGCGCCGGCCTTCTTCTACCTGAAGCAGGCCGCGGTGCAGGCGGGCTGGGACGTGCTCTCGACTGCCTACGCCTTCCAGCTGACGGGGGGTGAGGTCGACGGGCCGGCGATGCTGGCCGACGTCCGGGCGGCCCTGGACGAGGTGCTGCCCAGGGGCTACCGGGAGATCTGCATCGCCGCCAAGTCGCTCGGCTCAGCCATCGCCCTGCCGCTGGCCCGCAGCCTGGCAGGGTACCGGGTGTCGCTGCTGATCCTGACGCCGGTTCCCCAGTTCCTGACCGAGCCGGTGGGGGACCTGCGCACGCTGGTGGTCATCGGCACCAACGATCCCGTCTACCACATGACGGAGTGCGGCGCCGCGCGCAAGCGGGCGGACGCCGAGTGGGCGGTCATCCCGGGGCTGGACCACGGGTTCAACGTGCCGGGGGACTGGAAGGCCTCCGCGGCGGCCCTGGAGCAGGTGATCGCGCCCTGCGTCCGGTTCCTCGCCGGGCCGGCGGGGCGGTGA
- a CDS encoding cation-translocating P-type ATPase, protein MSTPWHQKGAAEVAAALRTDLTAGLTEAECRRRLEEYGPNQLEGAPRVPWWRILLAQFQDFMVVVLLMATAISYGMGETADAITIVVIVVLNAVLGFVQEYRAERSLEALKELAAPTARVIRDGREVTVSARDLVPGDLLLVDPGDRIPADARLVEAPGLEVEESALTGESLPVRKSASWVGDPDVPLGDRRNMLYMGTTVTRGRGRALVVATGMQTEMGRIAHLIQEVGEEETPLQRRLAQLGRWLVAGCLIVCAIVVAAGLLREERLTGPVISQLFMAGVSLAVAAIPEGLPAIVTVSLALGVQRMIRRNAIVRRLQSVETLGCATVICSDKTGTLTKNEMMVRAAWVGGRSYTVTGDGYRPSGEFLREGRPVSPQQEPDLAQALKSAALCSNAKLVQAQPARRGRGDGAAGGRSGRSHRPGMGQVVFSVQGDPTEGALVVAAQKGGYRPAVLQDRYRRVLEVPFESERRRMSVITEDGDGGYLLHVKGAPDVILELSTHMLRDGRIVPLTDQDRQAILDENLRMADQALRVLAVAYRPLSFPAGEGPDQLAELSTDEAAARLERNLVFLGLLGMIDPPRPEVKQAVAAARRAGIRTVMITGDHPATALAVARELGIVGAEGRAVTGRELDQLSHSELIAAVEECQVFARVSPQHKLQIVRALKELGEVVAMTGDGVNDAPAVKEADIGIAMGRTGTDVTKEASAMILADDNYATIVAAVEEGRGIYDNIRKFIRYLLSCNTGEVLTMFLAAVMRLPLPLLPIQILFVNLVTDGLPAIALGIDPPEPDVMRRPPRRPDEGVFARRLGIKILGRGTLIGLGTLTAFLIAFFTLPGTPGVAPLDDPAVLNPARTMALATLVCAQLIHVFDCRSERRAIWETPLSSNPWLVAAVASSVTALLLAIYWPPLAAIFETAPLQAWQWLVVLLLASAGELLVAIRRLILFGRPVRLRAHVEEEA, encoded by the coding sequence ATGTCGACACCGTGGCACCAGAAGGGGGCGGCCGAGGTCGCCGCCGCCCTGCGGACGGACCTGACCGCCGGCCTGACCGAGGCCGAGTGCCGGCGGCGGCTGGAGGAGTACGGCCCCAACCAGCTGGAGGGGGCGCCCCGGGTTCCCTGGTGGCGGATCCTGCTCGCGCAGTTCCAGGACTTCATGGTGGTCGTGCTCCTGATGGCGACCGCGATCTCCTACGGCATGGGCGAGACGGCGGATGCGATCACCATCGTCGTCATCGTCGTGCTCAACGCCGTGCTCGGCTTCGTGCAGGAGTACCGGGCCGAGCGTTCCCTGGAGGCGCTGAAGGAACTGGCCGCGCCCACCGCCCGGGTGATCCGGGACGGCCGCGAGGTCACGGTCTCCGCCCGGGACCTGGTTCCCGGCGACCTGCTGCTGGTGGACCCCGGCGATCGCATCCCCGCCGACGCCCGGCTGGTGGAAGCGCCGGGGCTGGAGGTGGAGGAGTCGGCCCTGACCGGCGAGTCGTTGCCCGTGCGCAAGTCGGCGTCGTGGGTGGGCGATCCGGACGTGCCGCTGGGCGACCGGCGGAACATGCTCTACATGGGCACAACCGTCACCCGCGGCCGGGGCCGCGCCCTGGTGGTGGCCACCGGCATGCAGACCGAGATGGGGCGCATCGCCCACCTGATCCAGGAGGTGGGAGAAGAAGAGACGCCCCTGCAGCGGCGGCTGGCCCAGCTGGGCCGGTGGCTGGTGGCCGGCTGTCTGATCGTGTGCGCGATCGTGGTGGCGGCCGGACTGCTGCGGGAGGAGCGGCTGACCGGACCGGTCATCTCGCAGCTGTTCATGGCCGGCGTCTCCCTCGCGGTGGCCGCGATCCCGGAGGGGCTCCCGGCCATCGTTACCGTCTCGCTGGCCCTGGGCGTGCAGCGGATGATCCGGCGCAACGCCATCGTCCGCCGGCTGCAGTCGGTGGAGACCCTGGGCTGCGCCACGGTCATCTGCTCCGACAAGACCGGCACCCTGACCAAGAACGAGATGATGGTGCGTGCCGCCTGGGTCGGCGGCCGGTCCTACACCGTCACCGGCGACGGGTACCGCCCCTCCGGCGAGTTCCTGCGGGAGGGCCGACCGGTGAGCCCCCAGCAGGAGCCGGACCTGGCCCAGGCGCTGAAGTCGGCCGCGCTCTGCTCCAACGCGAAGCTGGTGCAGGCCCAGCCCGCTCGCCGCGGCCGGGGCGACGGGGCGGCCGGCGGACGGTCGGGGAGAAGCCACCGCCCGGGGATGGGGCAGGTCGTCTTCAGCGTCCAGGGGGACCCGACCGAAGGCGCCCTGGTGGTCGCAGCGCAGAAGGGCGGGTACCGGCCCGCCGTGCTGCAGGACCGCTACCGGCGGGTGCTGGAGGTCCCCTTCGAGTCGGAGCGGCGGCGCATGAGCGTGATCACCGAGGACGGCGACGGCGGGTACCTGCTGCACGTGAAGGGCGCGCCGGACGTCATCCTGGAACTTTCCACCCACATGTTGAGAGACGGCCGCATCGTTCCCCTCACTGACCAGGATCGGCAGGCGATCCTCGACGAGAACCTGCGCATGGCTGACCAGGCCCTGCGGGTGCTGGCCGTCGCGTACCGGCCCCTTTCCTTCCCCGCGGGCGAGGGTCCGGATCAGCTGGCCGAGCTGTCCACCGACGAGGCCGCGGCGCGGCTGGAGCGGAACCTCGTTTTCCTGGGCCTGCTGGGCATGATCGACCCGCCCCGGCCGGAGGTGAAGCAGGCGGTGGCCGCCGCCCGGCGGGCCGGCATCCGCACGGTGATGATCACCGGCGACCACCCGGCCACGGCCCTGGCCGTCGCCCGCGAGCTGGGCATCGTGGGGGCGGAGGGGCGGGCCGTGACCGGCCGGGAGCTGGACCAGCTCAGCCACTCGGAGCTCATCGCGGCCGTGGAGGAGTGCCAGGTGTTCGCCCGGGTATCGCCCCAGCACAAGCTGCAGATCGTTCGGGCCCTGAAGGAGCTGGGCGAGGTGGTGGCGATGACCGGCGACGGCGTCAACGACGCCCCGGCGGTGAAGGAGGCCGACATCGGCATCGCCATGGGCCGCACGGGCACCGACGTCACCAAGGAGGCGTCGGCGATGATCCTGGCGGACGACAACTACGCGACCATCGTGGCCGCGGTGGAGGAAGGGCGGGGCATCTACGACAACATCCGCAAGTTCATCCGCTACCTGCTCTCCTGCAACACCGGCGAGGTGCTGACCATGTTTCTGGCGGCGGTCATGCGGCTGCCGCTGCCGCTCCTGCCGATCCAGATCCTCTTCGTCAACCTGGTCACCGACGGTCTGCCGGCGATCGCCCTGGGGATCGACCCGCCCGAGCCGGACGTGATGCGCCGCCCGCCCCGACGGCCCGACGAGGGCGTCTTCGCCCGCCGGCTGGGCATCAAGATCCTGGGGCGGGGCACGCTGATCGGCCTCGGCACCCTGACGGCCTTCCTGATCGCCTTCTTCACGCTGCCGGGCACGCCCGGCGTCGCACCGCTGGACGACCCGGCGGTGCTCAACCCGGCCCGGACGATGGCCCTGGCGACCCTGGTGTGCGCGCAGCTCATCCACGTGTTTGACTGCCGGTCCGAGCGACGGGCCATCTGGGAGACCCCGCTCTCTTCCAATCCCTGGCTGGTGGCCGCGGTCGCCTCGTCGGTCACGGCGCTGCTGCTCGCGATCTACTGGCCGCCGCTGGCTGCCATTTTCGAAACGGCTCCGCTCCAGGCCTGGCAATGGCTGGTGGTCTTGCTGCTGGCCAGCGCGGGCGAACTGCTGGTGGCCATCCGCCGGCTGATCCTGTTCGGCCGGCCGGTGCGCTTGCGGGCGCACGTCGAGGAGGAAGCATGA